The DNA segment GGACAACGGTTCATCGAGTATCAATAAACGCGGCTTGACCGCCATCGCGTGAGCCAGCGCGGTACGTTGCGCCATGCCCTTGGAAAAACCGCGCACTATCTTGTTTGCGACGTCATCGAGGCCAAAGCGCTCGAGCCAGTTCATGCAGTGCCGCTTTGGATTGGTGACCCTGCAGCCGTGAAGCGCAAGGCCCATTGACAGGATTTCCAGCGGATTGAGGTAATCGGGCAGGTTGGGATTTTCCGGCACGTAACCGAGGCCGCGGCGAGCATCCGGGGAGGTAACCTCGATGCCGAAAAGGGATAGGCTGCCGCCGCTCGGCCGCATGGCACCAGTGAGCAGCTTGATCGTCGTGCTCTTGCCGGCGCCGTTGGGTCCGATGAAACCGAACGCCTCGCCCTGGCCAATTTCAAGCGAAATGCCTCTGAGCGCCTCGCACGGCGGAGCCGCCCAATTACGCGGATAGGTTTTGCGCAGGTCGCGAATCTCGATGGCTATGGTCATGATTTGGGTGGCAAAGTACGCAACATGATTCGACCCTGACGGTCGACTTCGAAGCCGAAGCCGAAGGGATCGCGCGGCAGTACGGGCAGAAGACCAGCTTCGACCAGTTCCTCGGGTCTGCTTACTGGCCGACCGGCGTGTGCGCGAAACTCGTCGGCCGCAGCACGCACGTCCTTCAGCATGTGCAGGCGATCCACGCGCATTTCGAGGTATTTACGGAAATCCGGGCGTTTTGCCTGACGTGCCATGCCCTCGACAACACGGATCGCCAGATCGAGGTCGTCGGCCTTGTCGATCCAGCGCGCGGCCATGTTCTGCATGGTCAGCTGCTGGTCAGCGTCGGGCAGCCTTTCGGCAGCATGGCGCAACCACTCCGCAGCAGCGACGGGATCGTGCTTGAGGAAATAAAGATCGAAGGCATAGAAGAATGCGGGCTGATAATCGAAGTAGCGAACGCGCCCGGCACGCTTGAGAATGGTCTGCGCCGCATCGACTTCGCCGTGATCCGGCAGCACGGCGAAGGCGACATAGTAGTTGTCCTCATGCGCCGGATTGAGCCACGAGACATCCTTCTGCACCTTGGCAAGGATCGCGTACTCGTCGGGATGCATCTTCTCCGTTGACACCACGAGGCCGCGGATTGCGCCAATGTTGGCGGCAAGATAGCGGTCCCCCATGGACATCAGTACCTGGACAAAAACCGGCAATGCCACCTGTATCTCTGCCGACACGCTCTGGCGTGGCGCCGATTTAAGCCGCTCGGCGGTGGCAACGAATGCCGCCGCAAACAGCACGGCCACCAGCCACCATCCCCATACTCGCTTCACCGTCACGAGAGCACCGGCTTCTACGGGAACTCGCGTGTGCTGAAGCGGACCACCGCCAGCACGAGCAGCAACGTCAGATAGGTCGTCGCCATGACCAGCCCGAGGATGACTGCGCTGGTGTCAGGCGTCAGGCCATACATCGGCCATGGACGCCAGTCCAGGCGCGACAGATCTGGCAGCACCCACTGGATTGCATCGATGATCGGAGCAAAACGCATCAGCCCCGGGTCGCCATCGGCACCGCGCGCCAGGTACTCGGCGACCGCGCCGAGCGTCTTGCCCGCGACCGCGAAGGCCAGGCCGAGCGCCAGCGGCAGCATGGGCACCGTCGAGAAGGTCGACACCCACAGGGCGAATGCGGCAACGACGGCGGCATCGACCCAAAGGCCGAATACCGTCGACCAGTAGGGCAGGCCGAGCGCCACGGAAAACGCCTGCTCGTAGTTACGCCCGGTCATCAGCACGACAACCCAGAGCAGCATGCCCAGCAGCAGGGTCGCCAGCGCGACGAGGCCCATCACCCCGAGATAGCGGCCGAGCAGATAGCGGCTGCGCGCGACGGGATAGGTGAGCGCGAACAGCACAGTGCGCCGCTCGATCTCGCGGCCGACGAGTTCCTGCACCCAGAACAAGGCCAGGAGG comes from the Georgfuchsia toluolica genome and includes:
- a CDS encoding ABC transporter ATP-binding protein is translated as MTIAIEIRDLRKTYPRNWAAPPCEALRGISLEIGQGEAFGFIGPNGAGKSTTIKLLTGAMRPSGGSLSLFGIEVTSPDARRGLGYVPENPNLPDYLNPLEILSMGLALHGCRVTNPKRHCMNWLERFGLDDVANKIVRGFSKGMAQRTALAHAMAVKPRLLILDEPLSGLDPVGRRDVTGILAEYKREGGTLFFTSHVLYDVERLADRFGLIYQGELKTIQSPNELVGNDEMVTVRSLGSAPVAQMTQEGNEQWHAELSRSALWTLLRDIENAGHKLIEVKPTLTLESAFMHYLSLDRDK
- a CDS encoding ABC transporter permease subunit translates to MWQFVRSAWYAGLRSRAIQGILVLGVLLMGVAYLSASFSPRQPRTVALDVGLSGLRVSLILLALFWVQELVGREIERRTVLFALTYPVARSRYLLGRYLGVMGLVALATLLLGMLLWVVVLMTGRNYEQAFSVALGLPYWSTVFGLWVDAAVVAAFALWVSTFSTVPMLPLALGLAFAVAGKTLGAVAEYLARGADGDPGLMRFAPIIDAIQWVLPDLSRLDWRPWPMYGLTPDTSAVILGLVMATTYLTLLLVLAVVRFSTREFP